The Candidatus Binataceae bacterium region TTAACCTCGGCTGTGGCACGGATATTCGGTCTGGGTATGTCAACGCCGATATCGCTCGTCTGCCCGGCGTCGACGTGGTCCTAGACCTATCCGCGGGCTTTCTGCCGTTCGCCAGCGAATGCGCGGATGAGGTCCTTTGCCTTAGCGTAATCGAACACGTGGTCCCGCTCGTCCCGCTGCTGAGGGACATACACAGGGTGTTGAAGGCGGGCGGAAGGGCGATTTTCGAGGTCCCTCACTTTACGTCCGCTTCGATGTTTGAAGACCCTACGCATCGAAATTTCTTCGCGTCGGCCACGTTCTCGTTCTTTACGAACGACAGCCCGCGGCCCTATTACTTTGATTTTTCGTTTTCGCGCGTGGAGCGGCTCGCGCTGGGGTTTCCGCGAAGGCGCGCCTTCATGCTCAACCGCCCAATTGCCAAAGCAGTAAACGCAAGCCCCTGGTTTCGGGGTCTGTACGAGTCTTCGGGCTTGCGTTCGTTGTTTCCCGCCGACACCATAGAAGCGGTGTTGGTGAAATGACCGGGGAAGCCAGGGATCGCCCGGCGGTGAAACCGCTAGGGGCTGGGCAGCGCTGGAAGCCCCGGGACGCAGCGCTTGTTACCACCGCCTGCAACATCGCCATCGCGGTTATCGGCGTCGGCACCGGCGTAATCGCGGCGCGTTTACTCGGCCCGAAGGGACGCGGTGAGCTGGCCGCGATCCAGGCTTGGCCGACCGCCTTAGCTTCGCTTGGCCTCCTGGGCAGCGCGGAGGCGCTAGTATATTTTGTGTCCCGCGTGCAGCAAGAGCGAGGCGCATACCTAGCCGCCTCCCTCGCCATAGGCGCCTGCGGGGCCTTCGTCTGCACGCTGTTTGGGTTCCTCGCGATGCCCTGGCTGCTTAAGGCGCAAAGCGCACAAGTGGTACTTGGCTCGCGAATTTTCCTGTTGTCGATTTGGGCGTACCTGCTAATCGGGATGCCGAGCGAAGTACTCCGAGGGGCGGGCCGCTTTGCGGCCTGGAACGCCATCAGGGTATTTCCAGCGCTGCTGTGGCTCTCGATTCTTTGCGTCGCATGGGCCGCTGGCGTTCGGCGCCCCATGGTCCTGTCCACCGCGCTTGCGATCTTGGGCTGGCTGGCCCTTGTACCGCTTATACCACTGGTGCGCCGCGAAATCGAAAGGCTTGTTAGGCCGACGCTCCGGCAAGTCGGCGAGACGCTCAAGTTCGGGCTTCCCGCCGCGGGGGCCTTCGTCCCCAAGATGATGAATCTCAAGCTCGACCAGATTCTGATGGCGGGTCTGATGCCGCCGGTAGTGCTCGGCCAATACGTGGTGGCAGTAGCGTGGAGCAACGCCGGGGCGCCCTTCGCTCACGGCCTGTCGTCGGTTGTGGTTCCTGACATTGCCGGGAGGACGGAGGCCCGTAGC contains the following coding sequences:
- a CDS encoding methyltransferase domain-containing protein, which encodes MRINLGCGTDIRSGYVNADIARLPGVDVVLDLSAGFLPFASECADEVLCLSVIEHVVPLVPLLRDIHRVLKAGGRAIFEVPHFTSASMFEDPTHRNFFASATFSFFTNDSPRPYYFDFSFSRVERLALGFPRRRAFMLNRPIAKAVNASPWFRGLYESSGLRSLFPADTIEAVLVK